One Apis cerana isolate GH-2021 linkage group LG15, AcerK_1.0, whole genome shotgun sequence DNA window includes the following coding sequences:
- the LOC107994587 gene encoding uncharacterized protein LOC107994587 has product MLLLMYPLLFLPLFTMAETTEASMIIQERWKPQLENWRRPADWIGDGILNVAGTVLPVTRSPFDGIRARRKKKHKLNKYVIPLIVGFMLIKSILLPIALKTLAILSGKAVVLSLMSLILAAIVGLKRVAQGHSGGSYEVLTVPHNKYKRQDYLDTGDDLMDTEPYKFYRERRRRKIKFVEE; this is encoded by the exons ATGCTGTTGCTCATGTATCCGTTGCTCTTCCTGCCTCTGTTCACGATGGCGGAAACCACGGAGGCAAGCATGATAATACAGGAAAGGTGGAAGCCCCAGCTGGAGAATTGGAGAAGGCCCGCGGATTGGATCGGCGATGGGATTTTGAACGTTGCGGGCACCGTTCTTCCTGTGACTCGATCACCATTCGACGGAATACGAG CGCGTAGGAAGAAGAAGCACAAGTTGAACAAATACGTTATTCCCCTGATCGTGGGATTCATGctaataaaatcgattctgCTCCCTATTGCCTTGAAGACTTTGGCCATTTTAAGTGGCAAGGCGGTCGTTCTCAGCTTAATGAGCTTGATTCTGGCGGCCATCGTGGGACTGAAGAGGGTCGCACAGGGCCACTCGGGAGGGAGTTACGAGGTTCTAACCGTGCCCCACAATAAATACAAGAGGCAAGATTATCTCGACACGGGGGACGACTTGATGGACACCGAGCCTTACAAGTTTTATAGGGAACGGCGCAGGAGAAA GATCAAATTTGTCGAGGAGTGA
- the LOC107994584 gene encoding uncharacterized protein LOC107994584, translating into MNKLVILGFLAASATAVPTSVVNNVQLNRDLDCFEQENALFSCISVKTVSMLDRAARSSDIDIIDGVKFVRETPMERNGKDLKTEVDIMNELPRDASDRAIKLMGMMFDSVMSFVRSHSLKLSMPEEGSISRALDEGRAKIKKIALPLIAAAGVKLFALIPIVLGSLGLLVMKALFVGKIALLLAGVLAFQRLFGSGNGATSFFNKNNQPSTGWVDNGGGQGWSSGNVAANVQPQGYYRSFNDQTDAHSLAYSAQAPITNETN; encoded by the exons ATGAACAAGCTGGTGATTCTGGGATTTCTCGCCGCTTCCGCGACGGCTGTGCCCACGTCGGTTGTTAACAACGTTCAACTGAACAGGGATCTCGATTGCTTCGAGCAAGAGAACGCGCTGTTCAGCTGTATCTCCGTCAAGACTGTCAGCATGCTGGACAGAGCTGCGAGGTCCAGCGATATTGACATCATCGACGGGGTCAAGTTCGTAAGGGAAACGCCGA TGGAGCGCAACGGAAAAGATCTGAAGACCGAGGTGGACATCATGAACGAGCTGCCGAGAGACGCGTCGGATAGAGCCATCAAGCTGATGGGCATGATGTTCGACTCGGTCATGTCCTTCGTGAGGTCCCACAGTTTGAAGCTGAGCATGCCCGAGGAGGGCTCCATCTCCCGCGCTCTGGACGAAG GTCGTGCcaagataaagaaaatcgcGTTGCCACTGATCGCCGCGGCTGGGGTAAAATTATTCGCCCTGATCCCAATTGTGCTCGGAAGTCTGGGCCTGCTGGTCATGAAAGCCCTTTTCGTGGGCAAGATCGCCCTTCTCCTTGCCGGGGTGCTGGCTTTCCAGAGGCTGTTCGGCAGCGGCAACGGGGCGACGAGTTTCTTCAACAAGAACAATCAGCCGTCAACCGGGTGGGTGGACAACGGCGGTGGACAAGGCTGGTCGTCGGGCAACGTGGCGGCAAACGTGCAACCTCAGGGTTACTACAGAAGCTTCAACGATCAAACGGATGCCCATTCTTTGGCATACTCGGCCCAGGCGCCGATCACGAACGAAACCAATTGA